The sequence below is a genomic window from Paenibacillus sp. DCT19.
ACAGATGCACCATTTTGAATGTCGCTGCTCAATTCTTTGTCTACGGTAGACGCGGAAGCGATTGTTACACCAGCTACATCATCGATGATTTGAGCATACATATGTTTACCAGAACGGAATACGTTCAAACGTGGACGTGCTGCCGTTCCTTGGATTTTCTTACGAACACGAAGGTGTCTTTTCAGACGAGCCTTATTTTTATCTGGTTTCGTAATCATCTCAGGGATTCACTCCTTTCAGGTTACCTCGCTGGCTTCAAAGCAGAAGCCACGGGGTATATTAGAAACACACGAAGCAAGCAAGCCGAAAGCCGCGCAAAGGCGGTAAGAGAAATCTTATTTCTTCTTACCGGCTTTACCTTCCTTACGGATGATACGCTCGCCTTCATATTTAATACCTTTACCTTTGTACGGCTCAGGTTCACGAACGGAACGAATTTTAGCAGCGTAAGCTCCTACGCGCTCTTTGTCGATTCCGCGAACGATGATTTTCGTATTCGAAGGAACTTCGAATTCGATTCCCGCTTCCGGTGTAATTTCAACCGGGTGAGAGTATCCAACGTTCAGAACGATTTTATCTCCGGATTTGCTTGCACGATATCCGACCCCAACCAGCTCCAGAGATTTTGCGAATCCTTCAGTAACGCCGCTCACCATGTTGTTTACAACGCTGCGCGTTGTGCCGTGCAAAGAACGGTGAGTTTTGTTATCGGAAGGACGCACAACTGTAATTTCGTTGTTCTCAACTGTAACCTTCATGTCTTTATGAAGTTCACGAGTCAGAGTTCCTTTTGGTCCTTTTACCGTAATAACGGTGTTGTCCAGTGTGATGTCCACACCACTTGGTACTGTAATTGGTTTGCGACCAATACGAGACATATGTTGCACCTCCTATCTTGTGACGTTATATTACCAAACGTAGCAGACTACTTCGCCGCCGGATTTTGATTGACGAGCTTCTTTGTCAGTCATGATACCTTTGGATGTTGAGATGATCGCGATTCCCAGGCCACCAAGTACACGAGGTACTTCGTTGCTTTTCGTGTAAACACGAAGACCAGGTTTACTGATTCTTTTCAGACCAGTGATAACGCGCTCGTTATTTTGACCGTATTTCAGGAAAACACGGATAATCCCTTGTTTGTTATCATCGATAACTTCAGCATCACGGATGAAACCTTCACGCTTCAGGATATCGGCGATTTGTTTTTTCATTGTCGAAGCAGGCATTTCTACTGTTTCGTGGCGAACAGTGTTCGCGTTACGAATACGAGTAAGCATATCTGCAATTGGATCAGACATAGTCATTGTGAGTTAACCTCCTTCCCGTTCAGGACTTTTTACCAGCTTGCTTTTTTCACGCCAGGGATCTGGCCTTTATAAGCTAATTCACGGAAGCAAATTCTGCAAATTTTGAACTTCTGCAGTACCGAATGTGGACGTCCGCAACGCTCACAGCGTGTATAAGCACGTACTTTAAACTTTGGTGTACGTTGTTGTTTAACTTTCATCGAAGTTTTTGCCACTTAGCCTGACACCTCCTAAATAATTTCGGAGAAAAGGGAGTCTTTCCAGACACCCGGAAACGTTATGCCAACATTATTTAACGAAAGGCATTCCCAGTTGCGTGAGCAACTCACGGGACTCTTCGTCTGTTTTCGCCGTTGTTACGATGACAATATCCATACCGCGGACTTTGTCTACTTTATCATACTCGATCTCTGGGAAGATCAATTGCTCTTTAAGACCCAGTGTATAGTTACCACGACCATCAAAAGCTTTGCTTGATACACCGCGGAAGTCGCGGACACGTGGAAGTGTTACGTTAAGCAATTTATCGAGGAAGTAGTACATACGCTCGCCGCGCAATGTCACTTTCACACCGATAGGCATGTTCTCACGCAGTTTGAAACCTGCGATAGATTTTTTAGCACGAGTGATTACAGGTTTTTGACCTGCGATCAGTTGCAAATCGTTTACTGCGGAATCCAACACTTTGGAGTTTTGGACAGCGTCGCCCACACCCATGTTGATAACGATTTTCTCGATTTTCGGCACTTGCATTACCGTTGTATAGTTGAACTTCTGCATCAAAGCAGGAGCGATTTCTTGCAGGTAACGTTCTTTCATTCTTGATGCCATGAATCATAGCCCTCCTTTCTCATTCGGTTCAATTAGTCGATAATTTCTCCGGAACGTTTAGCAACGCGCACTTTCTTTCCGTTATCCAACACTTTGTAACCAACACGGGTTACTTTTCCGCTCTTTGGATCGATGTGCATTACGTTTGAAACGTGAATCGGAGCTTCCTTCTCGATAATGCCGCCTTGCGGATTTTGCTGGTTAGGCTTCTGGTGTTTTTTCACCATGTTAACACCTTCCACAAGGACGCGGTTCTCACGAGGATAAGCAGCGATGACACGGCCTTTTTTACCTTTGTCTTTACCGCTGATCACCATAACCGTATCTTCCTTTTTAACGTGAAGTTTGTTGTTATGGGATTCCAGAACTTTTTTCACTCTTGGCATTTCGTACACCTCCTGTTTCTAACATCACGAGATTAAGCTTTAGATAACTTCTGGAGCCAAGGAAACGATTTTCATGAAATCTTTGTCGCGAAGTTCACGAGCAACAGGTCCGAAAATACGTGTTCCACGAGGGCTTCTGTCGTCTTTGACAACAACCGCTGCATTTTCATCAAAACCGATGTAGGAACCGTCTTTACGACGTATAGAACGTTTAGTACGAACGACAACCGCTCTAACTACATCACCTTTTTTGACAACGCCGCCTGGTGTTGCTTGTTTTACAGAACAAACGATCAAGTCACCGATTTGAGCTGTACGACGTCCAGTACCGCCGAGTACGCGGATACACATCAATTCCTTCGCGCCGGAGTTGTCGGCTACAGTCAATCGTGTAAATGGTTGGATCATTTAGAATTCCTCCTTTCAGCTATGCTGTATATGCATTAGATGATAACCGCTTTTTCTACGACTTCAGTAAGTCTCCAGCGTTTATCTTTCGAAAGCGGACGAGTCTCCATGATTTTCACCGTGTCACCGATTTTCGCAGTGTTTTCTTCGTCATGCGCTTTGAACTTTTTAGTAACCTTAATGCGCTTATGGTACAATTTGTGGTTTTTGTAGGTTTCTACAGCAACAACAATCGTTTTATCCATTTTATCACTGACTACTTTACCAGTTTGCACTTTACGTGCGTTACGTTCTTCGCTCATTGTTGGCCTCCTTCCTGATTACGGACGGATTATATATCCGACCCTAATTAACCGATTCCCAATTCTCTTTCACGGATAATGGTTTTAGCACGAGCTATTTCTTTCCGCACATCACGGATTCGAGTCGGGTTATCCAGCTGACCGGTAGCGAGTTGAAAGCGGAGGTTAAAGAGTTCTTCTTTAAATCCGGCAATCTTTTGCTCGATTTCAGCAGAGGTTAGGTTGCGAAATTCACTAGCTTTCATTTGCTTCACCACCCAATTCTTCACGTTTCACGAACTTCGTTTTGATTGGCAGTTTGTGAGCGGCAAGACGCATTGCTTCGCGTGCAATCTCCTCCGGTACACCAGCAAGTTCAAACATGATCTTACCTGGTTTCACTACTGCAACCCATTTTTCTACGTTACCTTTACCGCTACCCATCCGAACCTCGAGAGGCTTTTGAGTGATTGGTTTGTCAGGGAAAATCTTGATCCAGACTTTACCACCACGTTTGATGTAACGAGTCATCGCAATACGAGCCGCTTCGATTTGACGGTTCGTAATCCAAGCCGGTTCCGTAGCTTGCAGACCGTATTCGCCAAAGTTCAGCGTAGTTCCGCCTTTAGCTTGGCCTTTCATATGTCCACGTTGTTGCTTACGGTGTTTTACACGTTTTGGTACCAACATGATTAGTTGCCTCCTTCCTTAGCAGCTTGTTTCTTAGCCGTAGGAAGAACCTCTCCACGATAGATCCATACTTTTACGCCGATACGTCCGTAAGTAGTATGAGCCTCTGCTGTACCATAGTCAATGTCAGCACGCAGTGTGTGCAGTGGAACAGTTCCTTCGCTGTAGCCTTCAGAACGTGCAATCTCAGCTCCGCCAAGACGTCCGCCTACTTGAGTTTTAATACCTTTTGCGCCAGAACGCATAGTTCTTTGAATAGCTTGTTTCAGAGCACGACGGAAAGAAACACGACGTTCCAATTGTTGTGCAATGCTTTCTGCTACCAGGACTGCGTCCAGGTCTTGGTTCTTAATTTCAGAGATGTTAATGTGTACTTTTTTACCGCCAGCAATTTTCGTAATTTGGTTACGAAGATTTTCTACTTCAGATCCACCTTTACCGATTACCATACCTGGTTTCGCTGTGTGAATCGTTACGTTTACGCGGTTAGCCGCTCTCTCGATCTCAACACGAGACATAGCGGAGTCTTTCAATTTATTTTTCAGGAATTCACGAATTTTCACGTCTTCCATCAAAAGATCGCCGAAGTCTTTGCCTGCATACCACTTAGATTCCCAGTCACGGATAACTCCGACACGGAGTCCGACTGGATTTACCTTTTGGCCCACACGTTTCCCCTCCTTTTACTTTTCAGATACCACCAAAGTGATGTGGCTAGTACGTTTGTTAATACGACTTGCACGTCCCATTGCACGAGGGCGGAAACGTTTCATTGTCGGTCCTTGGTTCACGTAAGCTTGCGAGATAACCAAGTTATTAACATCCAAAGAATAATTATGTTCCGCGTTCGCAATAGCGGAGTTGAGCAACTTCTCAACGATTGGAGAAGCAGATTTCGGAGTGTGACGGAGAATGGCAACCGCCTCACCTACTTGCTTGCCGCGAATCAAGTCAACAACGAGTTGAACTTTACGAGGAGCAATCCGGATAAACTTAGCATGTGCTTTTGCTTCCATTGTGTAACCTCCTCTCAAACATTAAAGATGTTCATTTATCTTCTTGTTTTCTTATCATCATCAGTATGGCCTTTGTACGTACGGGTTGGAGCGAACTCACCCAGTTTGTGTCCGACCATGTCCTCAGTTACATACACTGGCACGTGTTTACGACCGTCGTAAACGCCAAATGTGTGTCCGATGAATTGTGGGAAAATTGTAGAGCGACGGGACCAGGTTTTGATAACGTTCTTCTTGCCTGATGCTTCCATCTCTTCTACCTTCTTGAGCATGTAGCCATCAATGAATGGCCCTTTTTTCAAACTGCGACTCATGTGGAGATCCTCCCTTCAAACATAGCTTTTATGCATCCGTAGATGCCTCACGAAGTTATGCACAGTGTGTATTACTTCGTGCGGCGACGGATGATGTATTTATCAGAAGCTTTATTTTTCTTACGCGTTTTGAAACCAAGAGTAGGTTTACCCCATGGTGACATTGGCGATTTACGTCCGATTGGAGCACGACCTTCACCACCACCGTGAGGGTGATCGTTAGGGTTCATTACCACACCACGAACTTCAGGACGTTGTCCCAACCAACGGCTACGACCGGCTTTACCGATTTTGATAAGCTCGTGGTCTTGGTTACCAACAGATCCGATTGTCGCGCGGCAAACTTTTAGAATACGACGAACTTCTCCAGAAGAGAGACGAACGGAAACGTATTTTTCTTCTTTACCAAGCAACTGAGCTTCTGTACCAGCAGCACGAACCAATTGTCCGCCTTTACCTGGTTTCAACTCGATGTTGTGGATAACGGTACCTACTGGAATGTTTTCGAGTGGCAGTGCGTTACCGATTTTGATGTCTGCTTCAGGTCCGGAGAATACTTGATCTCCAACTTTCAGACCTTTAGGAGCGATGATGTAACGTTTCTCACCATCAGCATAGTGAATCAAAGCGATGTTAGATGTACGGTTCGGGTCATACTCAATTGTAGCAACGCGGCCCGGTATTCCATCTTTAGTACGTTTGAAGTCAATGATACGGTATTTACGTTTGTGTCCACCACCATGGTGACGAACTGTAATTTTACCTTGGTTGTTGCGGCCTGCTTGTTTGCTCAAAGGGCCAACAACGATTTCTCCGGCTTATCTGTGGTGATTTCCTCAAATGTAGAAACGGACATATTCCGTCTTGCCGGGGATGTTGGTTTATACTTTTTGATTGGCACTGGGTTTCCCTCCTTACTTCAACAATTTCAATTATACAGTTTCGAAGAACTCAAGCGTTTTGCTGTCTTGTGTCAGCGTTACAAACGCTTTTTTCCATTCGCTAGTATATCCGGAATAACGTCCGTACCGTTTCGGTTTAGCTGGAACACGAAGTGTGTTCACGTTTTTCACTTTTACGTTGAAAATAGCTTCTACCGCTTTTTTGATCTCGGTTTTGTTTGCACGGATATCGACTTCAAATACATATTTCAAGTCGTTCATCATGTCAGCAGTACGTTCCGTAATAATCGGACGTTTTACAATATCACGAGGATCCTTCATTACGCGAGCACCTCCTCTACCTTCTGAACTGCTTCTTTCGTAATGATCAGTTTGTCGTGCGCAAGCACGTCAAGAACATTAATGCCGTCAGCAGCTACGAATTTCACGCCTGGAATATTCCGTGCGGAAAGAGCTACATTATCATCATAGCTAGGTGCTACGATCAAAGCTTTGCGTCCTACTTTGAGGTTGTTCAAAATAGCTGCAAATTCTTTAGTTTTAGGCGTGCTCAATGCGAGAGCATCCAAAACGATAATGTCATTGTCAAGCACTTTGGATGAAAGAGCTGATTTGATCGCCAAACGGCGAACTTTCTTAGGCAGTTTGTACGCATAGCTCCGTGGTGTCGGACCAAATACGATACCGCCGCCTTTCCATTGTGGAGAACGAATTGAACCTTGACGAGCGCGACCTGTACCTTTTTGTTTCCAAGGCTTACGTCCACCGCCACGTACTTCAGAACGTCCTTTTACTTTGTGGGTACCTTGACGAAGGGAAGCGCGTTGCATAAGAACTGCATCGTACAGAACGTGTTGATTCGGCTCAATTCCGAATACAGCATCATTCAATTCAACTTCACCTACTTGGCTACCATCTACATTGTAAACTGATACTTTTGGCATTTTGTGTTCCTCCTTTCTTCAGTGGTTATTTTTTCACCGTTTCTTTAACTCTAACAAGGCTATTCTTCGGTCCAGGAATGGATCCTTTTACGAGAATTACATTACGCTCAGCGTCTACTTTAACAACTTCAAGACGTTGGATTGTAACAGTCTCATGTCCCATGTGTCCTGGCAAGTGTTTGCCTTTAGGTACGCGGTTAGCTTGGATCGAACCCATTGAACCCGGGCCACGGTGGTAACGCGAACCGTGTGACATAGGTCCAGTGCTTTGTCCCCAACGTTTGATAACGCCGGCAAAACCTTTACCTTTTGAAATACCCGTTACGTCAACGAACTCGCCTTCAGCGAAAATGTCAGCTTTCAATTCTTGGCCAACTTCATATTCCGCGATGTTGATGCCGCGAAGCTCACGAACGTAGCGCTTAGGTGCAGTATTCGCTTTTTTAGCGTGTCCTGCTTCTGGCTTGTTAGCATTTTTCTCTTTCTTATCGGAGTAACCGATTTGAACTGCTTCGTAGCCATCGTTCTCAATATCTTTCTTTTGCAAAACAACACAAGGTCCTGCTTCGATAACCGTTACTGGAACTACGTTACCTTCAGGGGTAAACACTTGAGTCATTCCAAGTTTTTTTCCTAAGATACCTTTCATGTTGACACCTCTTTTCCTTTATACGTGGTCTTTGTTACTATATATTACAATTTAATTTCGATATCTACACCGGACGGCAGATCCAAGCGCATCAAGGCATCCACTGTTTGTGGAGTCGGGTTAACGATGTCGATCAAACGTTTATGTGTACGTTGCTCGAACTGTTCCCGAGAATCCTTGTACTTGTGCACCGCACGAAGAATAGTAATGATTTGTTTTTCAGTAGGAAGCGGAATCGGACCGGATACACCTGCACCCGAACGTTTTGCTGTTTCAACAATTTTCTCCGCGGATTGATCAAGAATTCTGTGGTCGTAAGCTTTCAAACGAATACGAATTTTTTGCTTTGCCATTTTAGTCCCTCCTTCTATCGCCCAATTTTTTATCGGACATACTCCGTGAAAATTTTCTAGCCACCGCCTCATGGCAAAGGGGCCGGGTGTGCCAGTAACCTCTCACATCATCGCAACGTCTCAGAACAACATTCATTATTATATAGAAAAAATGGGCGTATTGCAAGCATATTTAAAAAAAACATTTAAACTAATCTTTTCTGATGAAATGAGTTCGTTTATTGTAGGTGTTTTTCTTCTATATCCATGCTGCCTAGCCTATTATTCTACACTATAAATGGTGTTCAATTTTAAGAGACGCAGGTTCCGAACGATTACATAATAAAAGAGTTCTTTATCCGATGTCGGATAAAGAACTCTTCCGAAGCTTCGTTACAGTACAATGTTACTCGTTCCAGTACACTGTTGCATATACTCATTTAGCACTAGGCTAAATTATTATTTTTGGATTGTAGCTACGGAACCCGCACCAACTGTACGTCCACCTTCACGAATAGAGAACTTAGTTCCTTCTTCGATCGCGATTGGAGAGATCAGTTGAACAGTAACCGTGATGTTGTCACCAGGCATTACCATTTCAGTACCTTCTGGCAAGTTGATGATACCAGTTACGTCAGTTGTACGGAAGTAGAACTGTGGACGGTATCCAGTGAAGAAAGGCTTGTGACGGCCACCCTCTTCTTTAGTCAAAACGTAGATTTGTGCAGTGAATTCTGTGTGTGGTTTAACAGAACCCGGTTTTGCAAGTACTTGACCACGCTCGATTTGAGTACGGTCAACACCACGCAACAATGCACCGATGTTGTCACCCGCTTGAGCGGAATCCAACAATTTACGGAACATCTCAACGCCCGTAACTACGGATTTTTTAGTTTCTTCAGTGATACCAACGATCTCGATCTCTTCGCCGACTTTAACAGTACCACGCTCTACACGACCTGTAGCAACGGTACCACGACCAGTGATGGAGAATACGTCCTCGACAGGCATCAAGAAAGGCTTGTCTGTTTGACGCTCAGGAAGTGGGATGTAAGTATCGATTTCTTTGAACATCTCAACGATTTTTTGAGCCCACTCACCATCAGGGTTTTGCAGAGCTTCACGAGCGGATCCACGAGTGATTGGAGTATCGTCACCTGGGAACTCATATTCGTTAAGAAGGTCGCGAACTTCCATCTCAACCAATTCCAACAACTCTTCGTCTTCAACCATGTCACATTTGTTCAAGAAAACAACAATGTAAGGTACGCCTACTTGACGGGAGAGCAAGATGTGCTCACGAGTTTGTGGCATTGGGCCGTCAGCTGCGGATACTACCAAGATAGCTCCGTCCATTTGTGCCGCGCCAGTGATCATGTTTTTAACATAGTCGGCGTGACCTGGGCAGTCTACGTGAGCGTAGTGACGAGTGTCAGTTTCGTACTCAACGTGTGCTGTGGAGATTGTGATACCGCGCTCGCGCTCTTCTGGAGCTTTGTCGATTTGGTCGAATGCTACAGCAGCACCACCGTAAGTTTTGGACAATACAGTTGTGATTGCAGCAGTCAGAGTTGTTTTACCGTGATCGACGTGACCGATAGTACCGATGTTAACGTGGGGTTTATTACGTTCGTATTTAGCCTTTGCCATTTGAACGTGGCCTCCTTAAAATTATAATTTTATGTTTTCACTGAATGAAGTGCTCAGAACCAAGTTCTTATGCACTTGCATCCAGTGTGAGAAAACTACTCGGTGCCTTTAGTTTTAGCAACGATTTCTTCTGCGATGCTCTTAGGAACTTCTTCATAGTGAGAAAGCTCCATGGAGAATACGCCGCGTCCTTGAGTACCAGAACGAAGAGTTGTAGAGTAACCAAACATTTCAGACAAAGGTACCTTAGCACGGATGATTTGAGCTCCACTGCGGGAATCCATACCTTCGATGCGGCCACGACGGGAGTTCAACATACCCATTACGTCACCCATGTACTCTTCTGGAACGGTTACTTCTACTTTCATGATTGGCTCAAGAAGAACTGGTTTACACTTGTCTTTCGCTGCTTTCAGCGCCATAGATCCGGCAATTTTAAATGCCATCTCGTTGGAATCGACATCATGGTAAGATCCGTCTACAATTGTAGCCTTAACGTCTACAAGCGGGAAGCCTGCAATAACGCCGTTTTTCATTTGCTCTTCAATCCCTGACAGTGCTGGTTGAATGTATTCTCTTGGTACGGAACCACCGACAATTTTACTTTCGAATTGGCTACCTGTACCCGGCTCGAGAGGTTCGAATTCAACCCATACGTGACCGTATTGACCACGACCACCGGATTGACGTACGAATTTACCTTCAACGCGCGCTGGAGCACGGAATGTTTCACGGTAAGCTACTTGTGGTTTACCCACAGTAGTTTCAACCTTGAACTCACGACGCATACGGTCGATGATGATATCAAGGTGAAGCTCACCCATACCTGCCAAGATTGTTTGGCCTGTTTCTTCATCAGTATGCGCACGAAGAGTTGGATCCTCTTCAGTCAACTTACCGAGAGCTACACCCATTTTATCTTGGTCAGCTTTGGTTTTAGGTTCAACAGCGATTTCGATTACCGGATCAGGGAAGTTCATTGACTCCAAGATAACCGGGTGTTTCTCATCACATAGTGTATCACCTGTACCTGTATCTTTCAAACCTACAGCAGCTGCAATGTCACCGGAGTAAACTTCAGTGATCTCTTGACGGCTGTTTGCGTGCATTTGAAGGATACGACCGATACGCTCACGTTTGTTTTTAGTTGCATTCAATACATAAGAACCGGATTGAAGAACACCGGAGTATACGCGGAAGAATGTCAATTTACCAACGTAAGGGTCAGTCATGATTTTGAATGCCAATGCGGAGAATGGCTCTTCATCGGAAGACTTACGAACTGCCTCAGTTCCATCTTCAAGGAGACCCTTGATTGCTGGAACGTCGATAGGAGCTGGCAAGTAATCGATAACAGCATCCAACATCAGTTGAACACCTTTGTTACGGTATGAGGAACCACAGATAACTGGGAAGATCTTAACTTCTACTACACCTTTACGGAGAGCGGCTTTGATCTCATCAACAGTGATTTCTTCGCCTTCCAGGTATTTCATAGTCAATTCTTCATCAAGTTCTGCAACACGCTCAATCAATTCGTTGCGGAGTTCTTCGACTTGATCTGCAAATTCCGCAGGAATTTCGGTTTCTTCAATATCTTGTCCAAGGTCATCTTTGTACATATGAGCCTTTTGTCCAACGATATCAATGATACCTTTGAAATCATTTTCAGCGCCGATTGGAAGTTGAATCGCAACAGCGTTCGCTTGAAGGCGATCACGCATGTCAGATACAACGTTCAAGAAGTCAGCACCGATGATATCCATTTTGTTTACATATGCGATACGAGGTACGCCGTACTTGTCAGCCTGTCTCCATACGGTTTCGGACTGAGGCTCAACGCCTTCTTTCGCACTGAATACACCAACTGCTCCGTCCAATACACGAAGGGAACGTTCAACTTCAACAGTGAAGTCAACGTGTCCCGGGGTATCAATGATATTAACGCGGTGGCCTTTCCAAGCAGCGGTAGTCGCAGCGGAAGTAATCGTAATTCCGCGCTCCTGTTCCTGTTCCATCCAGTCCATTGTCGCAGCGCCTTCGTGAACTTCACCGATTTTGTGCGTACGGCCTGTGTAGAACAAGATCCGCTCAGTTGTCGTGGTTTTACCCGCATCAATATGAGCCATGATCCCGATATTACGTGTATTTTTCAAGGAGAACTCTCTAGCCATGAAATGGGTCTCCCTTCAAAATTGAAGTTATTTTTTATGAACTGAATCCTACCAACGGTAGTGAGCAAACGCTTTGTTCGCTTCAGCCATTTTGTGTGTGTCTTCACGTTTTTTAACGGAAGCGCCTGTGTTGTTGGAAGCATCGATGATCTCAGCCGCCAAACGCTCTTCCATTGTTTTCTCACCGCGGTTGCGGGAGTAGTTTACGAGCCAACGTAATCCCAGAGCAGTACGTCTCTCTGGTTTTACCTCGATTGGTACTTGGTAGTTGGCACCGCCGACACGGCGAGCTTTAACTTCCAGGACTGGCATGATATTTTTGATAGCTGTCTCAAATACTTCCATCGGGTCATTACCCGTGCGTTCTTGGATCAACTTGAACGCATTATACAGAATGCTTTGAGCAACACCGCGTTTTCCATCGAGCATGATGCGGTTGATCAAACGAGTAACCAACTTGGAGTTGTATACCGGATCTGGCAACACGTCTCTTTTTGTAACTGGACCTTTGCGTGGCATGGATATCCCCCTTTCTTTCTTGTTAAGCAGTCCCTGTACCTCCCAGAACTATGCCAGAAGGCTTTCAGGATTCCCGCTTATATGTGGTTTAGGCTTTTTTAGCTTTTGGACGCTTAGCACCGTATTTAGAACGAGCTTGCATACGGTTGTTAACGCCTGCAGTATCGAGAGCTCCACGAACGATGTGATAACGAACCCCTGCAAGGTCTTTTACTTTACCTCCGCGGATCAATACCACACTGTGCTCTTGAAGGTTATGTCCGATTCCCGGGATATAAGCAGTTACCTCGAGACGGTTCGTCAAACGAACACGGGCATATTTACGAAGTGCAGAGTTCGGTTTACGTGGAGTCATTGTACCTACACGAGTGCAGACACCACGTTTTTGTGGGGCACTGATGTTAGTGGATTCACGTTTCAAAGCGTTGAATCCTTTTTGCAAAGCTGGTGATTTTGACTTATCAACTTTAGCTTGACGTCCTTTACGAACCAGTTGGTTAATAGTTGGCATGTGATTGCCACCCCTTCCTCAATTATTCATGTTTCTTTATAAACCTCTTTTCGCTAAGTCCACAGACCCAGGCGGTTCATAAAAAGACAAATGAAAAGTTTTTGCCTTGGAGAATCACTAATAGTTCTCGGACAAAAACGTTCCTTACCTTATGATTTTACGACTGCAGCCATTGCTGCCCCTACTCCAATCCCGCAAGCTTTGCCGAGATTTTTCATTGTGTCCACTTTCGTGTACTTCACATTGTGTTGTTCACACAAGGCAATGATTTTGGAAGTAAGCTGCGGATCACTATCTTCAGCCACATAGACTTCGGAAGCCATACCTGTCTGAACCATCCGCGTGGTCTGTTTGGTACCTATTTTGACATGAGCATCTTGCAAGCCTTTTTCATTAGACATTGTTCATTCCTCCGAATAGGACTAAATACAATCATCTACTCACGCACCTTTGATATATTAGCATCTAGAACAAACATTGTCAATGCTAATGCCAAAAGATTTTATCAAAAGTTTACGTACGTCAGGATCGTCCATCTGTATCAAACAAACGTCCAATCCCTGACGTACAAAACCTTCAATTCTCTTCAAATAAAGAGCAATCTATTAATCAACCGAAACTGGCTCAAGCTCTTCTACTGAAGATTGGCCATCTTCTGGCTCAGCAAATTTGATACTGCGATAACGGTTCATACCCGTACCTGCAGGGATCAGTTTACCGATGATTACATTCTCTTTCAGACCGAGCAACTGATCGACTTTACCTTTGATCGCTGCATCTGTCAAGACACGAGTAGTTTCTTGGAACGAAGCCGCTGAAAGGAAAGAGTCTGTTTCCAGGGATGCTTTCGTAATACCGAGCAAGATTGGTTTTGCAACCGCTGGCTCTTTATCACTAAGAATCGCAATTTTGTTAGCTCTTTCGTACTCATGCATATCCACGAACGATCCTGGCAAGAGTGTTGTATCT
It includes:
- the fusA gene encoding elongation factor G translates to MAREFSLKNTRNIGIMAHIDAGKTTTTERILFYTGRTHKIGEVHEGAATMDWMEQEQERGITITSAATTAAWKGHRVNIIDTPGHVDFTVEVERSLRVLDGAVGVFSAKEGVEPQSETVWRQADKYGVPRIAYVNKMDIIGADFLNVVSDMRDRLQANAVAIQLPIGAENDFKGIIDIVGQKAHMYKDDLGQDIEETEIPAEFADQVEELRNELIERVAELDEELTMKYLEGEEITVDEIKAALRKGVVEVKIFPVICGSSYRNKGVQLMLDAVIDYLPAPIDVPAIKGLLEDGTEAVRKSSDEEPFSALAFKIMTDPYVGKLTFFRVYSGVLQSGSYVLNATKNKRERIGRILQMHANSRQEITEVYSGDIAAAVGLKDTGTGDTLCDEKHPVILESMNFPDPVIEIAVEPKTKADQDKMGVALGKLTEEDPTLRAHTDEETGQTILAGMGELHLDIIIDRMRREFKVETTVGKPQVAYRETFRAPARVEGKFVRQSGGRGQYGHVWVEFEPLEPGTGSQFESKIVGGSVPREYIQPALSGIEEQMKNGVIAGFPLVDVKATIVDGSYHDVDSNEMAFKIAGSMALKAAKDKCKPVLLEPIMKVEVTVPEEYMGDVMGMLNSRRGRIEGMDSRSGAQIIRAKVPLSEMFGYSTTLRSGTQGRGVFSMELSHYEEVPKSIAEEIVAKTKGTE
- the tuf gene encoding elongation factor Tu codes for the protein MAKAKYERNKPHVNIGTIGHVDHGKTTLTAAITTVLSKTYGGAAVAFDQIDKAPEERERGITISTAHVEYETDTRHYAHVDCPGHADYVKNMITGAAQMDGAILVVSAADGPMPQTREHILLSRQVGVPYIVVFLNKCDMVEDEELLELVEMEVRDLLNEYEFPGDDTPITRGSAREALQNPDGEWAQKIVEMFKEIDTYIPLPERQTDKPFLMPVEDVFSITGRGTVATGRVERGTVKVGEEIEIVGITEETKKSVVTGVEMFRKLLDSAQAGDNIGALLRGVDRTQIERGQVLAKPGSVKPHTEFTAQIYVLTKEEGGRHKPFFTGYRPQFYFRTTDVTGIINLPEGTEMVMPGDNITVTVQLISPIAIEEGTKFSIREGGRTVGAGSVATIQK
- the rplD gene encoding 50S ribosomal protein L4, whose protein sequence is MPKVSVYNVDGSQVGEVELNDAVFGIEPNQHVLYDAVLMQRASLRQGTHKVKGRSEVRGGGRKPWKQKGTGRARQGSIRSPQWKGGGIVFGPTPRSYAYKLPKKVRRLAIKSALSSKVLDNDIIVLDALALSTPKTKEFAAILNNLKVGRKALIVAPSYDDNVALSARNIPGVKFVAADGINVLDVLAHDKLIITKEAVQKVEEVLA
- the rplW gene encoding 50S ribosomal protein L23, which encodes MKDPRDIVKRPIITERTADMMNDLKYVFEVDIRANKTEIKKAVEAIFNVKVKNVNTLRVPAKPKRYGRYSGYTSEWKKAFVTLTQDSKTLEFFETV
- the rpsJ gene encoding 30S ribosomal protein S10 gives rise to the protein MAKQKIRIRLKAYDHRILDQSAEKIVETAKRSGAGVSGPIPLPTEKQIITILRAVHKYKDSREQFEQRTHKRLIDIVNPTPQTVDALMRLDLPSGVDIEIKL
- the rpsS gene encoding 30S ribosomal protein S19; translation: MSRSLKKGPFIDGYMLKKVEEMEASGKKNVIKTWSRRSTIFPQFIGHTFGVYDGRKHVPVYVTEDMVGHKLGEFAPTRTYKGHTDDDKKTRR
- the rplC gene encoding 50S ribosomal protein L3; the protein is MKGILGKKLGMTQVFTPEGNVVPVTVIEAGPCVVLQKKDIENDGYEAVQIGYSDKKEKNANKPEAGHAKKANTAPKRYVRELRGINIAEYEVGQELKADIFAEGEFVDVTGISKGKGFAGVIKRWGQSTGPMSHGSRYHRGPGSMGSIQANRVPKGKHLPGHMGHETVTIQRLEVVKVDAERNVILVKGSIPGPKNSLVRVKETVKK